In Palaemon carinicauda isolate YSFRI2023 chromosome 1, ASM3689809v2, whole genome shotgun sequence, the genomic stretch AAATGGCAGGTAGAcgtgaagccaaagatgaagagcagaggaatttaagaagggacGCCATTACAAGCAAAATGACAGCTAGACATAAAGCTGAAGATgatgagcagaggaatttaagaaggaataccaATGCAAGCCGAAgttgccacccaaaaagagattctacaaaatataaaatgattgagtcttatgtcatttatatatatatatttttttaaggtttttacaaaatgatgccacccaaaaagaggttctcagTCGGTATATCCGATAAAtcaaattcggtgaaaagaaaaagatagcaggaaacagaagagctgAGGAAATTACGAAGGGAAATAAATGCAGCTAGACGTGTGAGCTATAGGGTGAAGAACAAAGACaaatcatgcaagtagaatggcagctaaccttaaagcagaaaatgaagagcagctggatttaagaaggaacactgatGCAAGAAGAATGGTAGTtagatgtgaggcagaagacgaaaagcagatgaattggagaatgaacactaatacaagcagaatggcagctagccgAAGATGAAGAACAGAGGAATTTACGAAAAAATACCAATGTAAGCAGAACGTCAGCTAGATGTGAAGCAGAAGactaaaagcagatgaatttaagaaggaatacgaATGCAAACAGAATGACCactagacgtgaagcacaggatCAAGACCAAAGGAATTCTCTccttaaaaataatcaataaagaatagcagctataagaacTCAGGAATCGAAATCAAAGAATGACAcgacttcaggataaccaacaaagaatgattgtccatcgaaaccaaggAACATTGGAAGGAGATGAGTatagttgccatattgatagagtcatgcAATCAGAAGCAAGAGCATGTCCTTTTAATGCTCTACAATTGTGTCTTGGTGctttcacttataatccaagatacccctatgaaacagaagacatagtAGAAATTGGcctaatgtcacaacaatgtaatctCTGTGGTGCtcggaaatggaagaatgaacctccttgATTTTGTTGTAGTGGGcggaaaattagactgcctttatttattgaacctcctgaatatctggaaaaaaaaaacttctcagtgGAATATCCCgccattcaaaacattttctttaaaACATAAACTATACTGTAATGCTTTgtgaatgaggggggggggggaatttatgcCCCCATtcaaaatccaagggcaaatatactCGGGCAACGCCGGGTAgccctgctgatatatatatatatatatatatatatatatatatatatatatatatatatatatatatatatatatctatctgggAACCTAATACTCTTGGCTAAAGAGGGTCagttgtgttaatatatatatatatatatatatatatatatatatatatatatatatatatatatatatatatatatatatatatgtgtgtgtgtgtgtgtgtgtatatatatatatatatatatatatatatatatatatatatatatatatatatatatgtgtgtgtgtgtatatatatatatatatatatatatatatatatatatatatatatatatatatatgtgtgtgtgtgtgtgtgtgtgtgtatgtgtgtatgtaaagtatAATTATTCGCTATCATTATGTTCAGAGCCTCCGTGTGGCTGAGGAATTCCACAGATAATACAAATGGGCTATATAAACACCACAAATATTTGTTTCTACTTATAAATATTCACTTACGAAATTATATTATACATTGAATATAAGATACATTGCAACAGTAATACAATGATAGTTTACTGTAGTACACTACATTAaaatcttttattgttaatattagtattcccatctTTCTCCCTCATATACCTATTAGCGTTTTAATGTGCTGTAATCACTGTACTAGAATGTTGATTATAAATAGATGTAAGTGTTTTATACTGTATGTTACTCTAGCAATAGCAATATTTCCCTGTGTGTTAGTAATGGTGATAAATACAGTTAGTTAGTGAAATAAAAACCAAGCATACAAAAACAATTAGTTCATTAACAACACCTGTTAAGTATTCACCACTAATATCATGTAATACCCATGATATGAAGAAAATaccattgaaaattattaaaagaagatCTGAAACATAATACAGCTCTGTATAGGATAAtttaatatttgattatataaaaagcatatttaaattattataatatgcgatgatatgaaaatattctgatacacacacacacgctctctctctctctctctctctctctctctctctctctctctctctctctctctctctcaaataaaagttAAAGGAATTTATTTTTGTTATCCAATCATAAGCTTAGATAAGTTTCATTTAGATAGTTATTTCAGGTCGAAGAATGATAGTGTTAGAATTCATATAAAATGTCCGATAGTTTGGTAAATATATTTGTGAATGAGAAAATGGCACTTCTTTataatgataacattgaaataTGTTCAACTCTTCTTACAAGGGAAATTATATAATGCAATGAAACCAAAGTGAAATTTTCTTTTACATCTAGATAGCTTGTTAATGGCAATTATTCGATGTAAAAATTGATCTTCTATTTGACTATAGTTCTGAATGCGATGTTGTactggaaattttgaatttttaatgagtagaGTAAAACACATTTTATGTTCTTATATGATATCTTTAAAGACCTTTCTGTTAAAAATGCATTTTTTAGAGAAATTTACTGATAATTGTTTCATGTACAAACAAACAAAACTCTGTATGTGCCCAGTTAAGCGTGAAAGGGTTCAGCGAAGCGTTGTAGTGTTTTTTATGACTAGACATGGCGAAagaaatttgtaaaaaattttatgcagtaaattTGTCTACcaaatttatgcattaaaatactgaataaaatagaatagcgatGATAAGGAATAAAAAATTGGAATAATATGGAATAAGGGTATAATGAACAAACATAGACTGAAATGAACAGTAAGAGTACATGAATatgaataacagaaatgaaaagatAGATAGACATCAGGTAGAAAAGAGGAAAAGCAGGAGAAACCTTTTAGCTTTTGTCATTAAATAAAAGGAATGCAGATAGGATATAGTTGGAAATGCCGAATAAAATGGAACGGAACAAAGATAATACGGGAAGAGGATAATGAGGAATAAGGAATCAATAAAGGTTTTGAGGAGCAAAAACAAACTGCAATGGCTAATTATCatgaggatattatatatatatatatatatatatatatatatatatatatatatatatatatatatactgtatatatatatatatatatatatatatatatatatatatatatactgtatatatatatatatatatatatatatatatatatatatatatatatattgtgtgtgtgcgcgcgcctgtgtacgtatgtatactgtatatacatttacacacacacacacacacacatatatatatatatatatatatatatatatatatatatatatatatatatatatagatgcagtaaCCAATTGAGTGACtataacgcacatacacacatttatatatatatatatatatatatatatatatatatatatatatatatatatatatatatatatatactgtatatatatgtaaatatatatatatatatatatatatatattatatatatatatatatatatatatatatatatatatatatatatatatatatatatgtgtgtgtgtgtgtgtgtgtgtgtgtatacatggagATAGACTCAGTAACCAAttgagtgactatatatatatatatatatatatatatatatatatatatatatatatatatactatatatatatatatatatatatatatatatatatatactatatatatatatatatatatatgtgtgtgtgtgtgtgtgtataatgggtAAATTATAGATGCTGTGATCATACTCTTTAACAGCATTTTTTCCGATCATCATTACTGATGTTCAATCCCCTTAGAGTTTTGTACATGACAAAACTCCTTTGAAAATAGTTCTTTgctaatcatattaattttgttcTTTCAAGCTTATACATTTTCTACATACTCGTGGTTCAAGAAGTCATAATGGGGTaatgggggagagggagagagagagagagaagaggctgtTTCTACACGTTTACACACAGGACATAGCCTACTTGTGTTATCGTGGTAGTGTTGAAGTAGTATTTGTTACTCATTTGAAAGTGTCAAATCAAAAGCCAAAGAGTTGCATCATACACAAGAACAGTATTAAAAGATTAGCATATCCAAACTGCAGGCAAATGTTTACACTTTTCTcctaatgaatatatttttatatacaaaaaactGATAGTTTAACCATTACATTTGCATTTACAAGTATAACAAGTAATgtgtatatctgaatatatatatgtatatatatatatatatatatatatatatatatatatatatatatatatatatatatatatatatatatacacacacatatatatacatacatatatatatacatatatatatatacatatatatatatatatatatatatatatatatatatatatatatatatatgtatttgtatatatatacacacacactatatttccTAATGTACACACATCTATTAATTCAGAACAtcctatactgtatatagtcaCATCCATacacgcatattattattattattattattattattattattattattattattattactactactactagtgaagctacaaccctagttggaaaagcaggatgctataacctcaaagagctccaacgaggaaaaataaccCCGTGGgggatggaaataaagaaatagataaactataatagAAACAATGAACCATTAAAACCAAATATCTTaggaatattaacaacattaaaatggatctttcatatataaactgtaaaaacataaaaaaaaaaaaacgagaaataagatagaatagtgctcccgaatgtatcctcaagcaagaaaactctagcccaaAACAGTGGAGACCATGTGGCAGATGATATgggactatccaagactagagaacattggtttgattttggaatgtgtgtctcccagaagagctgcttaatacAGCTAagaagtctcttttactcttaccaagagagaagcagtaaataatattattaaagtatatatatatatatatatatatatatatatatatatatatatatatatatatatatatatatatatatatatatatatattatatatatattatatatattatatatatatataaatatatatataatgtataatatatatatatatatatatatatatatatatatatatatatatatatatatatatatatatatataatatctcctacgcctattgacacaaagtgcctCAGTTACATCTCCCCAGTTGTCTTTATgaagagcttttaaatcagtactacactattcatcatctacttcacgcttcatagtcttcagccatgtaggcctgggtcttccaactcttctagtcccttgtggagcccagctaaacgtttggtgaactaatctctcttcgggattgcgaagagtatgcccaaaccatcttcatctacccctcatcatgatctcatctacatatggtactcaagtaatctctcatagtttcatttctaatcctgtcctgccattcaacttccaatatctttctgagtgctttgttctcaaatatactaaatctgttggagattgtttcgttgtcataccatgactcctgtccacaTAGTaacacgatctcactaaactgatatatagtttgatttttatgtgtgatttaaggcagtttgatttccaaactttacttaaccttgccTTTATCTGTCTAGGTCttcatttcttattaccaatctagtttaatccttctctaccatctccgactgttctacgcattacagaatccatgaggaggatacacaacataggtgacaacacagtcCCTTTGAGTACTCCTctctttactggaaattcatttgataggactccattaacattaactttgcacttgctatactcatgaacagacttaatcagattcacatatttaagaggaattccataataatgcaggactctccacaaaattggccggtgcacgctatcaaaggtcttttcatagtccacaattgccattAAAAGGGGATCTCTTTATTCgtcacattgctgtacaacatgtctcaaaatgaaaatttggtcagtacaacttctaccttttcgaaatcctgcatgttcatctcttagcttttcatcaatctttctctctagtctctttagaataagacagtatattatatattttcataagaactaACGGAAGTGTGaggcctctataattattgcaatcaggcaggtttccatttttgctattttcaccaacactcctagctcccattcattaggttttgcctcttcacgccaattctacaaaaaaaaaaaaaaaatcttgtatgtTTAGGGGAacacttaattttcagccattatcatctcagcggttattccattgtatccaggggttttccatctcttgaattttttaatgatagtttcgactttaagcacactgaattcattcatgggcacatcaagttcattagcttcaggtatatcaatcaaattatttccttcgtatCCCCTGTTCATAATCTCACTATAgttttccatccaatgttgtctatcttcatcttttgttattataacagatccatttctctttttgatgtatatatgcttcttctttgcactggtagggatttcattaataattctatgagcgattcttagaccatagccactccctgaattcattgctttgtcagcctcatctgctttactgtctaaatatcgtctccagtcatttctggcatttctaaagtaaataaactaaatatgTACTTAATAAGTGTTTATATAGACATTTGTTTATGTACTAAGTCCAGTGGCGTTCCATTATCTGGTGATCCTTATATTGTTGTATTTGGGTAGTGAGGTCAAGTTGCAACACGATTAAAGAAGTAAAGTATATCTACTTACCTCAGGCTTGAATAGAAAGTGATAGATGAGTTCTTCATGGCCCTTCGGGGTGGCGAAAATAGTAGCCATGCCAGTAGTTGCACTTTGGTTGTGTGGTAGGCCAGGTGATTGGGTTGCGAGGATGTTGCGTGAGATTCCCGGTTAAAGAAATTTGTTTGCTGATTAGCTGTGGCGCTTGCTGTGAGATGCTCCATTCCAGGCAAACTGCTGCTCTGCTCGTCAGTGTCGTCTTGATTAGTGTGTGTATTCGCATAACGTACTTGCTTAGTCTTGTATCACTCGCACTTTTCACTACCCTGTGGTCTGCCAATGCTGCCTCCTCAGTCATCATCACGATTTTCTGTGAAAACCACCGATTGAAGTTATGAAACAATCCCTATGGTTGTTCTGgtatattggtaacgtctctgcctgatgatcaccagactaggattcgagtcccactcaacctTGCTAGTtctagtttctgcaacctcatcatccttgtgagtaaaGATGGGCAgattgaggaagcctataggtcgtcctgctgagtcataagcagccattacctggtcctttctggtcttagctttggtgaagagggggcctgggcactgatcatatgtttacttttcatactatatacacatgacatgtggtttggcctagaaaacaagcttgttgcatatgcagataatgctactctctttgcatcaattccatcccctgaatgtagatctggagttggtgagtattgttctcctgtctggtcttcagctgctgattttcatcttaatttgttagacagaaatttacggtctattaaatttcttcgtaatactaagcaggcagttaattctaatagccaggccttcatcatgaggctcaatactacacagtattctagaagttttattccagctgttaccaagttgtggaatgttcttcccaattggttagttgaatcagtagaacttcaaaagttcaaagttgcagcaaatgtttttatgttgacctggctgacatgagactttttatagtttatatatgacatatctgtttttgacgttgtcaatagtttatacatgacatatctattttgacgttgttgatgtttttagaatgattcattcttaatttgttctcatcatttatttatttcttatttcctttcctcactgggctatttttccctattggagcccttgggcttatatcattatcatcatcctcatcatcatcagccattactagtccactgccagACAAAGACTtctgacatgcccttccactcgcatctgtttatagtctttttatgcaAGTTTATACCCTCAATTACCTtcgttcgtcaatacatcgtcttctcttccttccctgtttcttttgcaatctctagggatccattctgttattcttaatatccatctattatctgtcattctcataatatgtcctacccatgtccaattcttttccttacatgttacaatatcctttacttcagtttgctctcatgtctattttgctctttttctgtctcttagtgctattcgtATTTTTTCCCCTTagatttttgagttgtaactaccctCTGTTTTAAGGTATTAGTAagtgctccaagtttctgatgtatgagttaatactggtaggaccatctgattaagtacttttctttttagagaaagtggtattttattttCTTAGTCTCATTCTGTTTTCCAAAAGCTTGCCATCCCATACTAATCCTCTTTTAAATTCCGGTGTCGTGTCATGGAGaagtactgtctgttctaagtactgtacgtatattcattaatcaCCTCTAGAGGTTCCCTATAGCAAAATACATGCCTGTCCTGTCCACAGTATGTTCATATGTCTGCTAACGCTAAAATTATTCCATAGTGTAGTACTGTAATGTTATCATTTTTGGTTGAGGGGACATTAAAATTTCGGAGGTGGGATCCATGGTTAAAATCATGCCAAAAtcagttatgaaaaaaattaatcatgAACGTGACTTTAAGAAACTCCATTATACATTTATTCCTTTAATGAAACAGTTATGTGTGAGGAACAAGTCATGTATCGAGGGCAAGCATCTGATATGGATTAAACTTAAGATTATAACCTTCGAGTTATACTTGGCAGTCTTCATTTATGTTGTATGCAGACATCACTAATAAAACTGAATTGTTGTGAGAAGTCGAGGTCAGTGTCATATTTTAAGGTCAAGCATTTAAAAGCACGTCTGGTTTATTTTGTTGGTATATACTTTTTAACGCCATCTCGAAAAATCACTGTAAATTGCTtgttataaaattaagaaaaaattttctTAGTAGTAATCAgcaaatgttgatatatatatatatatatatatatatatatatatatatatatatatatatatatttatgtatatatatatatatacgtatatatatatatatatatatatatatatatatatatataaatatatatatacgtatatatatataaatatatatatgtatatatatatatatatatatatatatatatatatatatatatatatatatatatatatatatatatcatcagccgttgataatacactacaggagaaaggcctcagacatgttcttcctctcccgtctgtttatggtctttgttttCCAGGCTATACCagaaattcatcgtcttctcttaatTCCCCTTCTTCGATTGCAGTTATAGGGactcattttatatacatatatatatatctaatatataatatatatatatatatatgtatatatatgtatatatatatatatatatatatatatatatatatatatatatatatatatatatatatatatatatatatatcaacaatggcCGATTACTATCTATGAACTTTTTTACACGAATGACAAACGAATTAGTGATTTTCTCGGTTAAGCGTTATAGAGTAATTTCTGACAAAATAAACTAGATGTATTTTTAAAAGACCAACTTATTTTGATTTTCAGTATCACTGGCAACATTTTACTGATTTGCTAGTCactttatattttgaattattagtTTGTGATTATCTGATAGGCCTAAGACTAtcaagatttgatatatatatatatatatatatatatatatatatatatatatatatatatatatatatatatatgtgtgtgtgtgtgtgtgtgtgtgtgtgtgtgtgtgtgtgtgtgtgtgtgtgtgtgtatactgtatgtgtttgcgtgtgcacATGAAAAGGACTGAACTGAAAACATAGTTTTACACCAAGGAGATCTTTAGCTATGAAAATGCTGAAATAGAAGTACCAAATTACGTAGTTAGGAATAAGTATTTAAGGCTTATTCTTAGgatattaaaagatattttggTCTTTCCTATACGCGTGTAAAAGCCTCGTTAAGTATTTTACTGTTTGTTTAGCTGCATCCATATTTTTAGTCATTTGTATTTTCTATTGACCATTTATCATAAAACCTTCACCTTCCAAATTGCTCATTATGACAGCAACAGTGCGAAGCAAAGTCATCAAAGAGTTTAGTTTGAGGTACAGTATTGTTTGTCAGTTGTATACTGAACGAGTTCGAGAGCAGTAAGGACGTTCTAAGCTGAGGGAGTTGGAAGTTTTGTCTACGCTCTTGTCCATTCAAGATATTACTTGGAAATATTTGGTGGCATGCTTAAGAATAAGAGACCATGCCTCTGTCAATCAAACTTTTCGTGTCTAACCTTCATTTCAACGTTTCTGATAGAGATCTTATGGAACTTTTCAGCGAATTCGGGTGCATCACGGAAGCCACAGTTCATTACAACAGATGGGGATATTCACTTGGAACGGGACATGTGATCTTCAAGAATAAAGAAGATGCCAATGAAGCTATTAATTGTTACAACGGCATTTACCTGGATGGCAATCCCTTGAGCATCACCCGCTTAGCTCATCCATCAATCTCGACGAGCTTGCCACCCAAATTGCCTGCGAAAGTGAGGCTTTCATCTGGATCTAGTGACCGCAAGAAACCTCTCAAGCGATTGGCCAAAGGGCCACATAAGATTGTTTTCCCACAAAACTGCAGCAAGGCTGGTAAGGAAAAAGCCGTTAAGGGTAAGAATGGCGGTCGGATAAACAAACGCAAAGCTAAGGGTAGAATTAATCTATCTGTCCTGGATCTTGATATCGAGTTAGAAGAGTATATTAAGGGAAGGAAAGCAAAGCCCATATCCAAGGCGGTTGAGCCTGTTAAGGAAAATTCGCTTTCAGATCTCTCGGATGAGTCCTTCAAGGATATTCTTGGAATTACCAGTAATACATCGTCGGATGGAGAATTGGTTGCGCAAGTTGAACATAGTTTAGATGAGAACTGTAATAAAGTGCTGTCGTTTGGCGAGATTCCATTAGGAGCTAAGAAGGGTTCTCATTCAGAAAAGGGAGAGAGTACTCCTATATTCTCTAAAGTTAAGGAGGAACCTGAAGTTGGGGTTAGTTTACACAATGTGGATGTTGCTTTCAAGAAAAGTAACTGTGACTTGAAAGCGTGCTCTGAAAATTCTGTAGACAGTGGAGAAGGTGAAGAAGAACTAGCAGGAAACTCGGTTACAAAACACAACTCCAGGGAAGAAGCAGATGACTTAAATCTAGTTTTAGAAGATGATGAAGTCGGTGATGATGAAGAGTTGTGTTATGATGCAAAAATATCAGCAGATAAGTGCACTGATAGTGATATTAACGAGGAAGCTGTTGATAGTGCCTTGAAAGTGAAGGAGGAGATGCTTGAATATCAGGAAGATGAAGTTAATGAAGTATCAGTATTGGAGGACTTTACAAATATTAGTTACGAATTATTTGATATCAAGGAAATGGACGAGTCTTCAAAAGAAATTGATCCTGATAAGTCTGTTGTTGTAAAGGAAGAGGGAGGTACACCAGAAGTAGACCATGGCTCGGTAGTTTATGGAAATACTTCCACTAAGAAAGTATCATTTAACATCAAGAAAACTATGGAAGAAAGTAATTCTTTAAAGTTGTCTGTTGACGAAATTTTGTTAGAGACTCCTGAAAATGCCTGTCACACTTTCAGAATTAAGAGAAAAATAGAATTGGAAAACGATAACGCAAGTTCATCTCGGAAAATCAAAGGAGGAAACGATACTGATGACTCGGACAAAGGAGATATGTCAAAACAAGCCGACGAATTGCTCATGAAACCACCGATTATGAAAAGGAAGATTAAAACTCGAACGAATGTGAGAAATGCACCTAAAAAGAAGGGTAATTTTTCTTAAAAACAATGTGGGTTTTTAAGTTACTTATTTTGAAATGGtatgttttattgttatttcttctaaatatatctatataatctcaATTTAAATTACACATGTTTAACTTTTAAGTTttctaaataaaattaattatatgttCTGGTCTTAGATTTTTAATATAACCCCATATTCAGTAATTTATTTGATATAGTTTCGTAAACTgacatttattttatgaaaatgcaGGGCATTTTTGGCTGTTTAGCGTTAATGTATGACTATATAGTAAAGTTTAAATCTCCTTTATTTGTTTATGGATTGTTCTATTTCGCCCTATAGTAATTGTAAACTGCATTACTATGTCTACCCCACTTCATTTTAATTAATATTGGTCTGAATTGTCATAAAAACCACGCTTTGAAATTTACAACTTAAAAAGACTATGCAAGCATAGGGTGTTCATTTTAAAGCAGTTTCCAGATTTATATGTAGTAGTACAGTACTTCCAATGCCATAATGGCACTATTATTTACGGAATTCAGTGGTACTTTTCCAGTAATTTTGCAAGTTCGAGTACGAGAAAATTGTTGGAAAAAATCGAACTACCATTAAGTAGTTTTTCATATCTGAATAAATGTTTTCGGTGCATGTGGCTAACTTTCTTGAGTAAAGCGGATGG encodes the following:
- the LOC137656486 gene encoding uncharacterized protein, giving the protein MPLSIKLFVSNLHFNVSDRDLMELFSEFGCITEATVHYNRWGYSLGTGHVIFKNKEDANEAINCYNGIYLDGNPLSITRLAHPSISTSLPPKLPAKVRLSSGSSDRKKPLKRLAKGPHKIVFPQNCSKAGKEKAVKGKNGGRINKRKAKGRINLSVLDLDIELEEYIKGRKAKPISKAVEPVKENSLSDLSDESFKDILGITSNTSSDGELVAQVEHSLDENCNKVLSFGEIPLGAKKGSHSEKGESTPIFSKVKEEPEVGVSLHNVDVAFKKSNCDLKACSENSVDSGEGEEELAGNSVTKHNSREEADDLNLVLEDDEVGDDEELCYDAKISADKCTDSDINEEAVDSALKVKEEMLEYQEDEVNEVSVLEDFTNISYELFDIKEMDESSKEIDPDKSVVVKEEGGTPEVDHGSVVYGNTSTKKVSFNIKKTMEESNSLKLSVDEILLETPENACHTFRIKRKIELENDNASSSRKIKGGNDTDDSDKGDMSKQADELLMKPPIMKRKIKTRTNVRNAPKKKGNFS